The Lasioglossum baleicum chromosome 18, iyLasBale1, whole genome shotgun sequence genomic sequence TTTGGGCACATGTACCGACTCGTGAGAATCCGGCAGATTTGGCGACACGAGGTTGTAAACCCTCTGAtctgatcaattgtaatttatgGTGGAACGGGCCTGATTGGCTAGAGAAAACTGACGAGCATTGGCCCAAGGTGGTATCGTCTCCTCAGGTATTACACGTTAATCAAGTCGTGAAGGAACCAGAGCTCTTCTGTAGATTTTCCtcattttctttattaattcgCGTTGTGGCATATTGTTTGCGTCCATTAAATGTTCTGAGGAGACGCAAAGATAGCTTAATTCCATTGCCTGTTTACCTCACAGCTATAGAATTGAGCGAGGCCCGAAATGTTGTGTTTAGATTAGCTCAAAATCACGCATTTGCATCAGAAATTGAACTTTTGTCACATGGGAAGCCGTTACCCAAACGCCACGTTTTATGTAGTTTAAATCCGATTTATGATGAGACGGATCGTTTATTACGGGTAGGAGGTCGTCTTGGAAATTCAAATTTACCTCACGAAAAGAAACATCCCCTGATTTTGCCGCGAGATTCGGCACTTAGTCGTTTATTAGTACGGTACGCGCATCGGAAATGTTTTCACGGTGGACCAACACTTACCTCAAATACTGTGATGCAATATGCATGGATTTTGGGGCGAAATCGTTTGGTTAAGACTGCGATCAGGAACTGTATAGTTTGTCAACGTAACAAACCTCGTCTGGCTCATCAGATGATGGGGAATTTGCCCGTCTCACGTGTGACTCCGGCTCGACCATTATCGACGTCAGGACTAGATTACGCCGGTCCCTTTCAAATTAAAAGTTCTAAGGGCCGAGGGCATAAATCTTATAAGGGATATATAGTACTTTTTATCTGTTTTGCGACGCGAGCGATACATCTTGAAGCGGTTAGCGATCTTACGACTAAGATATTTCTTGCCGCTTATAAACGATTTGCGAGTAGGCGCggaatttgtacaaatttattttctgataATGCATCCACCTTTAAAGCCGCCGATAAAGAGTTGCGAGACATGTTCAAATCAAGTTCCGAATTTTATAAAACCGCCGCTGCGTCCCTTGCCAATGACGGAACCTCGTGGACATTCATACCAGCGAACTCTCCTCATTACGGAAGTTTGTGGGAGGCTGGGGTAAGATCTGTGAAACATCATATCACGCGTGCTTTCGGTGACAAAATCTTAACCTTTGAAGAATTTTCTACGGTACTTGCCGAAATAGAATCATGTTTAAATTCGCGTCCAATATGCCCATTAAATTCTGACATTGATGATTTACAAGTATTAACCCCTGCACATTTTTTAATCGGCAAAACTTGTGGTTAATTCCTGACAAAGATATTTTCAATGCACCGGAAACCTATTTGGAACGTTTTCATCTTCTTCAGATCATTCGGAACAATTTTTGGAAGCGATGGTCTTTAGAATATATGCAGCATTTGCAAGAAAGATCAAAATGGCGTGGGCAAACTAAGAATTTTGCCATTGGACAATTACTCTTATTACGTAATGATCCTTACCCACCTTCAAAATGGCCTTTAGGACGAGTAGTAGAAGTTCATCCCGATTCAGACGGGCTAGTCAGAGTCGTCCCTGTCAAAACAGCGACGTCAAATTTGCGACGGCATATCGCGCGTCTCTGTCCTCTTTTTGATCAAACTAATTCTAAGGAGTCAAACGAATCAATCCGTAAGGACGAAGTCAATTAAGTTAGTTGTATTTTTATGCTTTCGTTATTTAATTTTGGTTATTGTATCAAAATACACTGTGAAAAATTAAAGGTATTTTCATTGGAACAAATCTGATTAAGTCGGTGCCCTCAGTTTATTGTGTTAAGTTCGTCTGATGACGAAGGCGGGCGGTGTGTTCGCGATTTTGTAATGTCGATTGTATCACCGTGATGGAAAACGATAATCTcaccatgtatatgtatacgcgaGTCTAGCAAGCGAATCACGGTGGTCGCGATTGACAAGGGAGAGTTGTTGTGGAGACGGTTGCCAGAGAGTGTTTTCTTGAAAAACAAGGAGAGCTTGACAGATTGAGAGAATGTGCGAGTCGACTGGGGTCTTTTCTGtgataattcgtaattgcaaataGAGTTACTTTTTGGGTTTGAATGCTCACGCGAGTGATCCCGGGTAATAGGAGATTTGGTTTTGCACTCGGTTCGGCAATACTTGAATTCTCCCAGGCCGGCTCACAGATCCAAGGGCATTGGCAGCTTTGAAGCTCCTTTCCAGTGAATCCCGAAGCTGGGACGGATTGCAAGGCTAGCCGTAGTGCTGCCGGCAAAGGAGTGCCCTATGGGCCAGCCGGCAATTGTGCAGAATTCCAGTGGAACTCTGCTGTGGACCACTGCGCGCAGAGACTTGGTTATTAACGGTAAGAGAGCTCTTTTAGTTTTAGAGTAAAATGTCATGTAGCATATAAATTGCTTGAAACGTCGATTTTCTAACGGCGTTAGCTATTTTTAAACACTATCAGATACTGGGCTTTCGTACGGCGAAATTCTTGTAGTTACTtgattgaataaatttattgcatcTTGCTTCGGCTTTTCCTCGTAATCCGTCGAGGTTTTTATGCCGAAGCAAGAATTTGTTTAACCGGGAAATTgtgtattttattataatataagttCGAACATTGTTTAATCTGAACTTCTATGAATCCTGTCTATTTAAATGATTGAGAAATaatatgtcaaggtcaaggtcatcggaGCTGCCTCCCCTAAACATAAGGTTTACCGCAGAAGGTTATAACCGTAGATaaatctgcggatctttatgcaaaatgaaagttgTTTTCATTCatcaattacaagtttttacaattatctcgtaaactaaagccgatcgccaaaaagtttaaagagaaatgttgttcaaaatcatggtcttgaaaacgtatccaaagctcatcgaaatcggagaggattctcattatcgagaaactcttgttcgttgcgagtcacggcgtaccaccgacactcgcttgccggcgcggcgggccagggcgcgctctgattggtccgtgtttttcgttaataacttctaaacaaagccgcagttgacattggggcaaaggaaaatgtctcttaggatggtctcaggaaccaatccctttcgggattttcacgaattttgggacaccctgtatagcccttttttttttttttaacgtaggAAAAACGCTTTACGCGTGCCCCGCCCTCCTGGGGGAGAGACGGGGTTATGTGGGACTCGTCTGTTCCAGAAGGGACCAGacctacccactaaaaaacgTACGGTGACCTCCCTGAGCTAAGTTGGAGGTGGGCGGGGTCTCGGTAACGAATGCGACCGACCACCTCCAGCCCCGGCTTAAAGCCCCTGTCCCGGGGGGGAGTGAAGCTCCCCTCAATCCAAAACCTAAAGCTATTTGGTGACCCGCACGGGGTCCCCCATCCCTGGGGTCGCTCGGCTGGGTgtcccgagccccagctcgagACACCCGCGACCCCCGGAGAACCCCGTCCTCGCTCGGGGAAAAGAACCCATAGGGGTTCCCGCCGGGCCGAGAAGGGaggtttccgcacgcgacaaggaggggacagaggcgagttccggctccacCCCCCAGATCGACCCccgtaatataataaaaatagaataaataaaataaatgaatcaataaaataaaacattcaaaataaataaataaatggggGGAGGACAAACACATGTCAGGGGGGGATAAAATAACGGGAGGGGTCgatcggcaggtcgcatctttgtagtgggggggggaggggattattgctccgcctcgccccccccgcgacctgcccaccccgggggcgcctttacGGCTAGCCCCCCTTGGCATAGAAGTACTACGTAGTTTCACCGCCGCCAATACGTCCGCGGCCCCGACGGGGTCGCCCCGACGAGgccagcctcctggcggagagggggtcggcttccctctccctctccgctgcctccttctgcgatatcacAATCTctcagaaggaggcaaacgctgctcttgagctctcgctgccgatcatgtggtcgaccacgaccggcaacgagaggtccatcccaataacgccacttaggtctctgcgcggcgccgaccacgctggacattcctccagcgtatgccgcgcagagtcttgGGCCTCCTCGCTGTGGTGGCACTGCGGCGTCGGTTCCTTCCCGATGCGACGCAGATACTCCCCGAAGCATCCGTGCCCGGAGAGCACCTGCGTCACATGGTAGGTGAGCCTTACCCGACTCCTGCACCATTCCTCCAGAACGGGCAGGAGCGCCCGGACAATTGGCCGGTCCGAGTCGGCGGAAGAGATTTCCTCCCGCCATCGGACCAGGATGTCCTGTCGGGCCTGGCGCCTCAGCACTTCGACCACCTCCCCCTCGGGGCATAACTCCCCACGGCGGATGGAGCAGGCAATTTGGTAAGTAGTTGCCCGCTCCACCGCCATGAGATGCAGGGGAGTCATGCCCGCGAGGAGGCACGCCGCCTCCCCGGAGATGGTGCGAAAACCCCGTATGGTCCGAATGGCCAGCCGGCGTTGCACGCGCTTTGCGTGCAACATGTTGCGCCGGCTGGCCAGTAGCTGTTCGGACCACACGGGGGCTCCATAAAGgaaccacccccgagtagaggCGACGAATCCTGTCATCGGGCCCCCCGATATTGGGCAACAGCCGTCCCATGGCGGCTGCCACCCCTTCGACTCGGGGGGCCATCAGGCCGAAGTGCTCTTCGAAGCACCAGCGGCTGTCGAGGGTCAGGCCGAGATAACTCATCTCACCTTTCACCTCGACAGAGGCTTCACCCACCCGGATCCAGAGTTGGGGTGGCCGCTGGCTCCGAGGCAATGCGTGTAACCACATTGCCTCGGTTTTGCCAGCAGAAATCTCCAACCCCAATCTCCGGATCCCACCGACGACGCAGCCCACCGCTGCTTGCGCCAGGCTGAGCGTCCTCCTCCACGTCAACCCCTCGACGACCACCAATGTATCATCTGCGTAGCAGATCAGGCGGACGCCGAGGGGAAGATTAGCCCGCAGCACCGCGTCAAACGCGAGTAGCCACAGGAGCGGTCCGAGGATCGACCCCTGTGGCACTCCGCGGTGCATTTCCTCCCTCTGAATGCCACCGTCCCGACCCGGATACTCAAACCACCTGTCCCTCAGGTAGTCCCGGATGACTTCCTTGAGGTAGGAGGGCACCTGGTAATAATCCAGGGCCCTCACTACCTCATCCCATGGCAGGGTGTTGAAGGCGTTGGTGATATCGAGGCTCACCGCCATCAACACCCTGCCCCGAGCGACAGCCTCCCTCCGGAGGGAGGCGAGACGACCGACGGCATCTACCGTCGATCTCCCCCTCCGGAAACCGAACTACTGTCGCTCAGATCGGGACCACCATGTTGGGACAGGTGCTCGACGAGGCGGTCGGCTATGATCTTTTCATAGATCTTGCCTGCCTCGTCGAGGAGACACAGGGGCCGGTACGCAGAGGGAGTATCTGCGGGCTTTCCTGCCTTGTGGAGGAGGACCAGCCTGGCGACTTTCCATTCTTGGGGGAAGGTTCCCCGGCGCATACAGGAATTCAACGTCTGTATGAAAGCCGGGGCGAGACGTCCAAGGCCGCGGCCAATACCCGTCCAGGGATCCCGTCGGGACCGGGAGCCTTCTTGCCCCCTTCCCGGATCCTCTGGACGGCTCGGGAGAGCTCACTCTCTGTGACCCCGAGTTCGTCGGTCCAGTTGGTTTGGACCGAAGGGGGCGGgttctctctcgttccctccTTGGGAGGGAAGAGTGTACTGAGGACCCGCCCCAGGAACTCGGCGTCCAACTCCTCTGTAATGGGGGGCGCCCACGGGCGGAGCTTGTTCAGCTCCGCCTTGTAGAGCTGAATATGGATCCCTATGAATCCCTATGAAGGGATCGGAGGAACTCATCCCAGGCCGCGGCCTTTGCAGCGGCTATTGCTCGCTGGAGAGCCATTCGGGCCGCCCTATACTCCGAATAGAGGGCGGCCACTCTCGCCTCGTCGACGCCTCCAATTGGGTGGCGTCGACGTGCGCGGGTGTAGTGGTGTCGGGCGCGGACGCACGTGTCCCTCACGTCCGCAATTTCGCCCGACCACCAGTACGCTGACTTTTTCGGGGGGTGTCTCCCGGCCCGGGGCATCGAAGCGTCTCATATCGACTTCATAACGCCCCGGAACCATGACACCCCCTCGTCAGTCCCGCGCTCCTTGGGTTCGACCCAGGAATAGGCGAGAGCTGTGGCTCTCAGGACATCCTCGTCCAGTCGCTGCAGTGCCCATCTCACGGGCGCTGCGTGGGTGCTACGTGGGGGGGCAAGTCCGCCTGTTGTTGCTGAGTGGCCACCACCTCCATGATGATATGGAGATGGTTCACCAACCGGAGCTCCATGCCCCCCGCCCAAACTTCAAGGGCCTCGCCACGAGCGGTGGTCTTGGGGTTTCCCCAACCTGTGGACTTCGCGTTGAAGTCCCCCAGGACCAGCATTGGACCGGCTAGGTGTGATGTGATCATCACCTTCAGCCGGTCCAAAAACCCCTCGAACTCTGCGAGGTCGCAGTTGGGCGATATGTAGCAACCCGCGACTAGCAACCTTCCCCATTTGTACAGTAGAAcccctcggccccgctcgaccacGGAGCCGGGGGGGAACTCTCTGCCCTTTCGGGCCCAAATTGCCACGGAGCCCCCATCGTCCCCTACCCAAGGGGAAGAGTCGGGGACGCTGTAGGGCTCCGTGACAACGGCCAACCCTACCTGCCTCTCCGCCAGGCCATGGACAAACAAGTCCTGGGCCCGGCGGGAGTGGTTCAGGTTTGTCTGAACAACCGGGAGCGTCCTGGGCATTATTGTGCGGTAGACGCTCCCGGCTCGGCCACCTTAATGCGGGGTGGCTCTGGGGGTGGAGGGTCCACCTCCATATCCTCCCTTGGCgcggggggaggggggtttATTGGCCCCTGTTCCCCCTTGGCCGAACCGTCGGAGGGCTCCTTCCCCCCGGCTTTCTGGCCCTTCCTCGGCAGCGGGGGGCATTGGCCACTCCCCGCCTTGTGGCCGGCCGGTCTCCCCAGCTCGGTGCATATTGGGCACCGGGGGGCGGCCGAGCACGCATTAGCCCGGTGGCCGGTCTCACCACACTTGTAACACTGGCCGCTCCGGTCGACCGTGCTAGTGCACCGCTGCCGGACGTGTCCCAACGCCAGGCAGCGGAAGCACTGCAACGGCCTCGCGGCCAGTGCCTCGACCTTCGCGGTGGACCAGCCCACCCGAAGCCTACCCGCGCCCGCCAGTGGGCGGGCGGCCGCGGCGGGGCATTTCAGCCACGTGGTGCCCAGGCCGGTGACCGGGGACTTTATGTCCCCAACCTTCACCGTATCGGGTGGGCACCCCGTGACTTCCGCCACCGCCGCCTTCACCTCCTCGGGGGTGACGGAGCCGTCCAGGCCCCTCAGGCGGATATCCGCCGTTTTGAGGGGTCTGTTGACCCGCACCCCCAGGCCGCTTAGCGCAGCGGCCATCTTTGACGCCAAGGCGTCCGCCTTGACACCCCCCTCGGGGCCGGGGATCTCCAGCAGGAGCCCCCCGGTCACCGCCCGCTTAGTGCGGATCACCCCTACCCCTAGGTCGCTGAGCTTAATGGCAGCTTTCGCCGCCGCCATTGCCTCCGCCAGGGTGGTCTTGCACCCCTCCGGAATGATCAGCGAAATCGCCGCCGTCTTCGGAGGGGGGGCCACCCTGGGCGCGACCTTTCCTCCCTTCCCCTTACACTTGGGGTCCCTAGGGGGGCCTTTGAGGGGGTCGGGTTGAGGTTTGCGGCCTTCTTCTTTGCCGTCTTATCGGCCTTCCGGCCAACCACCTTATTCCAGGCAGGCCTGGTGGGGGCCGGGCCCGGCTTCCCCAGTTGATCCTTAGGGGCGGGGGGAGGAGGTGGAGGGGGCATGAGGTCTGCCGCCGCTTGTTCCcctttattcttcttcttttccttcCCCTTTTTCTTCTTCCCGGCGTCGGGCAGAGGTAGAGGGAGGGGACCCGTCGACACTCCGGAACGCGGAGGAGCAGGGGACGGGCGGGCAGTTCCAAAAACCGCCTTACTCAGCTCCACCTGCTCCCTCCTGATCAGGGCAAGCTTGGCGTCCAAGAGGGCGCCTAGCTGCTTTATTAGCTCCGCCGTGCCAGACCCCGTCTCCGGATGAGGAAAGTCTGGCACGTTTTCCGAGTCAAACAGGGGAGGCGGCTTCTCCGTGGGAAGGGGAGAGGAGTTGAGATGCCACCCCCATCCTTTTCATCGCCATCATCTCCTCCCTGTAGGCCTCGATGGTGGCCTCGAGTTTCGCCAACTTCCCCCGCAGGTGCTCGTTCTGCTTCTGCAGCGAAAGCATTCGAGCTTCTGCGTCCTGCGGGGTAGGGAAAGAGGCGGCCAGAGGCGGGTCAGCGGTGCTAGGGGGGCCCGGTTCTTTCTCCCCCCTTTGCACAACCTCAAGCAGCGCCGCCTCGGCAAATCGTGCGGACCACTTGAGGTCCCGCACGTACGTGCCCTTGAGGTTCCCGCTTTTGAGGGCGGTTGTCTCCACTAGGCGGACCCTCTCCAGGAACTCCTGCATAATGTCGCCCGTGGAGAGGCCGCTGATCCGCCTCGCCATTTCGTCCACCGCTGGGGTGGAGTCCTTCTTCCTCGAGATGGGACGCCTTTCCGACTCCCCGTGGCCTGCTCGTTGTCCGAGTACGACTGCTGTTCCCGCCGGCATTTGTGGGACCTCCCGGACGCGGACGTGTGGTCCGATCCACCTCCCAGCTGGAAGGTATCGCCCAGCCACGGTAGGTCGTGGCCGGGGTTGGCAGTGTCGTCATCGGTGTCGTCGATTATCACCACCGGACCTCCCTTCGCCGCAG encodes the following:
- the LOC143217828 gene encoding uncharacterized protein LOC143217828, encoding MPRTLPVVQTNLNHSRRAQDLFVHGLAERQVGLAVVTEPYSVPDSSPWVGDDGGSVAIWARKGREFPPGSVVERGRGVLLYKWGRLLVAGCYISPNCDLAEFEGFLDRLKVMITSHLAGPMLVLGDFNAKSTGWGNPKTTARGEALEVWAGGMELRLVNHLHIIMEVVATQQQQADLPPHVAPTQRP